One window of the Brevibacterium limosum genome contains the following:
- the fusA gene encoding elongation factor G: MALDVLSDLNKVRNIGIMAHIDAGKTTTTERILFYTGVNYKMGETHDGAGTMDWMDQEKERGITITSAATTCYWDDNQINIIDTPGHVDFTVEVERSLRVLDGAVAVFDGKEGVEPQSETVWRQADKYDVPRVCFVNKMDKLGADFYFTVDTIKERLGAKPLVIQLPIGAESEFAGVVDLLEMKAYVWPDESKMGQDMTEVEIPDDLKEKAVQYRAQLVEDVAESSEELMEKYLEGEELTTADVKAGIRELVIKSEAFPVMCGSAYKNKGVQPMLNAVIDYLPSPLDVPPMIGHNPSNDEEELTRKPSTDEPFSALAFKVASHPFFGSLTYVRVYSGHVKSGEQVLNTSSGKKERVGKLFQMHSNKENPVEEAFAGHIYAFIGLKETTTGDTLSDPANPIALESMTFPEPVISVAIEPKTKSDQEKLSSAIQKFVKEDPTYQVELDEETGQTVIRGMGELHLDILVDRMRREFKVEANVGKPQVAYRETIRRTVEKYDYTHKKQTGGSGQFAKVQVTFEPLEVEGDTIYEFENAITGGRVPREYIPSVDAGIQDAMQLGALAGYPMVGVKATLVDGAYHDVDSSEMAFKIAGSMVFKEAVQRANPVLLEPVMDVEVRTPEEYMGDVIGDLNSRRGQIQSMDDASGVKVVKAVVPLSEMFGYIGDLRSKTQGRAVYSMTFSSYAEVPKAVAEEIIQKVRGGE, encoded by the coding sequence GTGGCACTTGACGTGCTCAGCGACCTGAACAAGGTCCGTAATATCGGCATCATGGCCCACATCGATGCCGGTAAGACAACGACGACCGAACGCATCCTCTTCTACACCGGCGTCAACTACAAGATGGGCGAGACCCACGACGGCGCCGGCACCATGGACTGGATGGACCAGGAGAAGGAGCGCGGCATCACGATTACGTCCGCCGCGACGACCTGCTACTGGGACGACAACCAGATCAACATCATCGACACGCCCGGTCACGTTGACTTCACGGTCGAGGTCGAGCGCTCTCTGCGCGTCCTCGACGGTGCCGTTGCTGTGTTCGACGGCAAGGAGGGCGTTGAGCCCCAGTCCGAGACCGTGTGGCGCCAGGCCGACAAGTACGACGTTCCGCGTGTCTGCTTCGTCAACAAGATGGACAAGCTCGGTGCTGACTTCTACTTCACCGTCGACACCATCAAGGAGCGCCTCGGCGCGAAGCCGCTGGTCATCCAGCTGCCGATCGGTGCCGAGAGTGAATTCGCCGGTGTCGTCGACCTGCTTGAGATGAAGGCCTACGTCTGGCCCGACGAGTCCAAGATGGGTCAGGACATGACCGAGGTCGAGATCCCTGATGATCTCAAGGAGAAGGCTGTTCAGTACCGTGCGCAGCTCGTCGAGGACGTCGCCGAGAGCTCGGAAGAGCTCATGGAGAAGTACCTCGAGGGCGAAGAGCTCACGACCGCTGACGTCAAGGCCGGTATCCGTGAACTCGTCATCAAGTCCGAGGCCTTCCCGGTCATGTGCGGTTCCGCGTACAAGAACAAGGGCGTGCAGCCCATGCTCAACGCGGTCATCGACTACCTTCCTTCGCCGCTCGACGTGCCGCCGATGATCGGCCACAACCCGAGCAACGACGAAGAGGAACTGACCCGCAAGCCTTCGACGGACGAGCCCTTCTCGGCTCTGGCCTTCAAGGTCGCCTCCCACCCGTTCTTCGGATCGCTGACCTACGTGCGCGTCTACTCCGGTCACGTGAAGTCCGGTGAGCAGGTGCTCAACACGTCCTCAGGCAAGAAGGAACGCGTCGGCAAGCTCTTCCAGATGCACTCCAACAAGGAGAACCCCGTCGAAGAGGCTTTCGCCGGCCACATCTACGCCTTCATCGGTCTCAAGGAGACCACGACGGGCGATACTCTCAGCGACCCGGCGAACCCGATCGCTCTCGAATCGATGACCTTCCCGGAGCCTGTGATCTCCGTGGCCATCGAGCCGAAGACCAAGAGCGACCAGGAGAAGCTGTCCTCGGCCATCCAGAAGTTCGTCAAGGAAGACCCGACCTACCAGGTCGAGCTTGACGAGGAGACCGGCCAGACCGTCATCCGCGGAATGGGCGAGCTCCACCTCGACATCCTCGTCGACCGCATGCGTCGCGAGTTCAAGGTCGAGGCGAACGTCGGCAAGCCGCAGGTCGCCTACCGTGAGACCATCCGTCGCACTGTCGAGAAGTACGATTACACCCACAAGAAGCAGACGGGTGGATCGGGACAGTTCGCGAAGGTCCAGGTCACCTTCGAACCTCTCGAGGTCGAAGGCGATACGATCTACGAGTTCGAGAATGCCATCACGGGCGGACGCGTTCCGCGCGAGTACATTCCGAGCGTCGACGCCGGCATCCAGGACGCCATGCAGCTCGGTGCCCTGGCCGGTTACCCGATGGTCGGTGTCAAGGCCACCCTGGTCGATGGCGCCTACCACGATGTCGACTCTTCGGAGATGGCATTCAAGATCGCCGGTTCGATGGTCTTCAAGGAGGCCGTCCAGCGGGCGAACCCGGTTCTGCTCGAACCGGTCATGGACGTCGAGGTGCGTACCCCTGAGGAATACATGGGTGACGTCATCGGCGACCTGAATTCCCGGCGTGGACAGATTCAGTCGATGGACGATGCTTCCGGTGTGAAGGTCGTCAAGGCTGTGGTCCCGCTCTCGGAGATGTTCGGCTACATCGGTGATCTGCGGTCGAAGACCCAGGGCCGTGCGGTGTACTCGATGACTTTCTCCAGCTATGCGGAGGTCCCGAAGGCTGTTGCCGAGGAGATCATCCAGAAGGTGCGCGGCGGAGAGTAA
- the rpsG gene encoding 30S ribosomal protein S7: MPRKGPAPKRPIVVDPVFSSPLVTQLINKILLDGKRSTAERIVYGALEGTREKNGNDPVVNLKKALDNIRPSLEVRSRRVGGATYQVPIDVRPARSTTLALRWLVGYSRQRREKTMTERLMNEILDAGNGLGAAVKRREDTHKMAESNKAFAHYRW, from the coding sequence ATGCCACGCAAAGGTCCTGCACCCAAGCGACCGATCGTCGTTGACCCGGTCTTCAGCTCACCGCTCGTCACGCAGCTGATCAACAAGATCCTGCTCGACGGCAAGCGCTCGACCGCAGAGCGGATCGTCTACGGTGCCCTCGAAGGCACTCGCGAGAAGAACGGCAACGATCCCGTTGTCAACCTGAAGAAGGCTCTCGACAACATCCGTCCGTCCCTCGAGGTCCGCTCCCGCCGTGTCGGCGGCGCGACCTACCAGGTGCCGATCGATGTTCGTCCGGCTCGTTCGACCACCCTGGCTCTGCGGTGGCTCGTGGGATACTCCCGCCAGCGTCGTGAGAAGACCATGACCGAACGACTCATGAATGAGATCCTCGATGCCGGCAACGGCCTCGGTGCAGCAGTCAAGCGCCGCGAGGACACTCACAAGATGGCCGAGTCCAACAAGGCCTTCGCCCACTACCGCTGGTAA
- the rpsL gene encoding 30S ribosomal protein S12, which yields MPTIQQLVRKGRHVNTAGSDAPALKGSPQRRGVCTRVYTTTPKKPNSALRKVARVKLSSQIEVTAYIPGEGHNLQEHSIVLVRGGRVKDLPGVRYRIVRGSLDTQGVKGRQQARSKYGAKREKK from the coding sequence GTGCCGACTATCCAACAGCTCGTCCGCAAGGGACGGCATGTCAATACAGCAGGATCGGACGCTCCTGCCCTCAAGGGCAGCCCGCAGCGTCGTGGAGTGTGCACCCGTGTGTACACCACTACCCCCAAGAAGCCGAACTCGGCTCTTCGCAAGGTCGCTCGTGTCAAGCTTTCGAGCCAGATCGAGGTGACCGCCTACATCCCGGGCGAGGGACACAACCTGCAGGAGCACTCGATCGTGCTCGTGCGCGGTGGCCGCGTCAAGGATCTGCCCGGTGTTCGCTACCGGATCGTCCGCGGTTCGCTCGACACCCAGGGCGTCAAGGGTCGCCAGCAGGCCCGCAGCAAGTACGGTGCGAAGAGGGAGAAGAAGTAA
- a CDS encoding Fur family transcriptional regulator — protein MNGTKHEHDEDAAAALRQTSLRVTKQRVAVLDAVRDHPHADTETVIGSVRESLPAVSHQAVYDSLHTLTEVGLVRCIQPSGSVARYERRIGDNHHHLVCRSCNLIVDVDCTIGQAPCLTPSHDAGFVIEQAEVTFWGLCPDCAPVGAQTTGGSQPSAV, from the coding sequence GTGAACGGGACGAAGCATGAACACGACGAAGACGCTGCCGCGGCTCTGCGGCAGACGTCGCTGCGCGTGACGAAACAACGGGTCGCAGTGCTCGATGCCGTGCGGGACCATCCGCACGCGGACACCGAGACTGTCATCGGCTCCGTCCGCGAATCGCTGCCGGCGGTCTCCCACCAGGCCGTCTATGATTCGCTCCACACGCTCACCGAGGTGGGACTCGTCCGCTGCATCCAGCCTTCGGGCTCGGTGGCTCGGTACGAGCGTCGGATCGGTGACAACCATCATCATCTGGTGTGCCGATCGTGCAATCTCATCGTCGATGTCGACTGCACGATCGGGCAGGCCCCGTGCCTGACCCCGTCTCACGATGCCGGCTTCGTCATCGAACAGGCTGAAGTGACGTTCTGGGGTCTGTGCCCCGACTGTGCGCCTGTCGGTGCGCAGACGACCGGCGGCAGTCAGCCCTCGGCCGTGTGA
- the katG gene encoding catalase/peroxidase HPI: MTQTTTGGCPVAHTSTEPATEADSDQLVNPVQGDANAQWWPNRLNLKILAKGQPARDPMDPDFDYDAEFNSLDYFALKADIEALQKENQEWWSADFGNYGPFMIRMAWHSAGTYRVQDGRGGGGEGQQRFAPLNSWPDNVLLDKARRLLWPVKKKYGKKISWADLFILAGNVALEQMGFKPFGFAGGRVDVWEPDNDVYWGSESEWLGTDKRYVGNGELQKPLAATTMGLIYVNPEGPEGEPDPLKSAVEIRETFARMAMNDEETVALIAGGHTFGKTHGAAPESHKSADPEAAPLEEQGLGWRSDFESGQGNHTVGSGIEVTWTYHPTRWDNEFFHILFAYEWEVFENEGGHLQWRPIDGGGDDMVPMAQGAGRREPRMLTTDLALRFDPIYGEISRRFKDDQKAFEDAFARAWFKLTHRDMGPATRYLGPEAPTEELIWQDPVPAGTPLDEAGLAAVKAAVRDSGLTVSQLVSTTWAAASSHRVSDMRGGINGGRLRLEPQRSWDVNEPAELAQVLPVLEGIAESTGASFADVLAIAGAVGVETAAKVAGHEVTVPVSTGRGDATQEQTDVHSFGFLEPTHDGFRNYLTEGLPLKAEYLLLDKASLLGLTPPELTVLIGGLRVLGVNYGDSELGVFTDRPGELTNDFFVNLLELGNAWKPVGDSETAEEYECFSPAGEKLWTGSRVDLLFGANSELRAVAEVYGSDDANEKFVADFVKVWTKLIEADRYDLKR, from the coding sequence ATGACCCAGACGACCACCGGCGGCTGCCCGGTCGCCCACACTTCCACGGAGCCGGCGACGGAGGCGGATTCCGACCAGCTGGTCAACCCCGTCCAGGGTGATGCCAACGCTCAGTGGTGGCCCAACCGCCTCAACCTCAAGATCCTCGCCAAGGGCCAGCCGGCACGCGACCCCATGGATCCGGATTTCGATTACGACGCGGAGTTCAACAGCCTCGACTACTTCGCGCTCAAGGCCGACATCGAAGCGCTGCAGAAGGAGAACCAGGAGTGGTGGTCTGCTGACTTCGGCAACTACGGCCCCTTCATGATCCGCATGGCCTGGCACTCGGCGGGCACCTACCGCGTCCAGGACGGGCGCGGCGGAGGCGGAGAGGGCCAGCAGCGCTTCGCTCCCCTGAACTCGTGGCCCGACAATGTCCTGCTGGACAAGGCGCGTCGCCTGCTGTGGCCGGTGAAGAAGAAGTACGGGAAGAAGATCTCCTGGGCCGACCTGTTCATCCTCGCCGGCAACGTCGCTCTCGAGCAGATGGGCTTCAAGCCCTTCGGCTTCGCCGGCGGTCGCGTCGACGTGTGGGAGCCCGACAACGACGTGTACTGGGGTTCGGAGAGCGAATGGCTGGGCACCGACAAGCGCTATGTCGGCAACGGTGAGCTGCAGAAGCCGCTGGCCGCGACCACCATGGGCCTCATCTACGTCAACCCCGAAGGTCCCGAGGGCGAACCCGACCCGCTGAAGTCGGCGGTCGAGATCCGTGAGACCTTCGCCCGGATGGCGATGAACGATGAGGAGACCGTCGCTCTCATCGCCGGCGGCCACACCTTCGGCAAGACACATGGTGCGGCTCCCGAGTCGCACAAGAGCGCCGATCCCGAGGCAGCTCCCCTCGAAGAGCAGGGTCTGGGTTGGCGCAGCGACTTCGAATCCGGTCAGGGCAACCACACAGTCGGCAGCGGCATCGAGGTCACCTGGACCTACCACCCCACGCGCTGGGACAACGAGTTCTTCCACATCCTCTTCGCCTACGAGTGGGAGGTCTTCGAGAATGAGGGCGGTCACCTGCAGTGGCGTCCCATCGACGGCGGCGGCGACGATATGGTGCCGATGGCCCAGGGCGCGGGACGTCGTGAACCCCGCATGCTCACGACCGATCTGGCGCTGCGCTTCGACCCGATCTACGGAGAGATCTCGCGTCGTTTCAAGGACGACCAGAAGGCCTTCGAGGATGCCTTCGCTCGCGCCTGGTTCAAGCTCACCCACCGTGATATGGGACCGGCCACGCGTTACCTCGGGCCCGAGGCACCCACCGAGGAGCTCATCTGGCAGGACCCGGTTCCTGCGGGCACTCCGCTCGACGAAGCCGGACTCGCCGCCGTGAAGGCTGCTGTTCGCGATTCGGGTCTGACCGTGTCCCAGCTGGTCTCGACCACATGGGCCGCTGCCTCCTCCCACCGTGTCTCGGATATGCGCGGCGGCATCAACGGCGGACGTCTCCGCCTCGAGCCGCAGCGCAGCTGGGACGTCAATGAACCGGCCGAGCTGGCGCAGGTGCTTCCTGTCCTCGAAGGCATCGCCGAGTCGACCGGTGCCTCATTCGCCGATGTGCTGGCCATTGCTGGTGCCGTCGGAGTCGAAACCGCGGCGAAGGTCGCTGGACATGAGGTCACCGTGCCGGTGTCCACCGGTCGTGGGGACGCCACTCAGGAACAGACCGATGTGCATTCCTTCGGCTTCCTCGAGCCGACTCATGACGGCTTCCGCAACTACCTCACCGAAGGACTTCCGCTCAAGGCCGAGTACCTGCTGCTCGACAAGGCCAGCCTGCTCGGGCTGACCCCGCCGGAGCTGACCGTGCTCATCGGCGGACTGCGCGTCCTCGGCGTCAACTACGGAGACTCCGAGCTCGGTGTCTTCACCGATCGTCCGGGCGAGCTGACGAACGACTTCTTCGTCAACCTCCTCGAACTCGGCAACGCGTGGAAGCCGGTCGGCGACTCCGAGACCGCCGAAGAGTACGAATGCTTCTCACCTGCCGGAGAGAAGCTGTGGACCGGCAGCCGCGTCGACCTGCTCTTCGGTGCGAACTCCGAACTGCGCGCCGTCGCCGAGGTCTACGGATCCGATGACGCGAATGAGAAGTTCGTTGCCGATTTCGTCAAGGTCTGGACCAAGCTCATCGAGGCCGATCGCTACGATCTCAAGCGCTGA
- a CDS encoding sensor histidine kinase: MKLRRWRLQTRLILLAGLVLLLVGTGIGAASWLSVRTSLMSDLDAQLTSMTSHARTGGPGAGPGAGPGTESSSAVDSALRFLFQPGVGDGALAVVDSGSGGEGLIAEAGLTRPRSLSSDAIEALLAVEPGISETSHESVRVPGFGAYRVVVFEDDGARTVYGVPQGSVDAALDRTAWTTAVVVLIGVLITAGLMAVIIHRQLRDLRDVARTARDVTDLELSAGRPELALRVPAELAVPGTEVGEVGAAVNRMLDHVGTALDERYRGTEQMRRFVADASHELRTPIATIRGWADLTRPYREDLPTEVTTSLAKIDSGAMRMSTLVDDLLLLARLEAGRQPVKEDTVDVSAVLVELVEDAHVVNPDHSLILDVPPEALEVCGALDLVRRVVSIVLTNACVHTPPGTRVTVEAATVRKPVAGQIPGDVVAIRISDDGPGIPPEIRETVFDRFVRGDPSRSRQPGAEGGSSGLGLAIASGLVELMHGSITMSSSDDGTVFEMRLPAA, encoded by the coding sequence GTGAAGCTGCGACGGTGGCGGCTGCAGACGAGGCTCATCCTCCTCGCCGGACTCGTGCTGCTGCTCGTCGGCACCGGAATCGGCGCCGCCTCGTGGCTGAGCGTGCGCACCTCTCTGATGTCCGACCTCGACGCGCAGCTGACCTCGATGACTTCGCACGCGCGGACCGGCGGTCCCGGTGCCGGTCCCGGCGCGGGACCGGGCACCGAATCATCGTCGGCGGTCGATTCGGCTCTGCGATTCCTCTTCCAGCCGGGAGTCGGTGATGGTGCACTCGCCGTCGTCGACTCCGGCAGCGGGGGAGAGGGGCTCATCGCCGAGGCGGGGCTGACCCGTCCCCGGTCTCTGTCCTCGGACGCGATCGAAGCCCTCCTGGCCGTCGAACCCGGCATCAGCGAGACCAGCCACGAATCCGTGCGCGTGCCCGGGTTCGGCGCCTACCGGGTCGTGGTCTTCGAAGACGACGGAGCGAGGACCGTCTATGGGGTTCCGCAGGGCAGCGTCGACGCCGCGTTGGACCGCACCGCCTGGACGACCGCGGTCGTCGTCCTCATCGGAGTCCTCATCACCGCCGGTCTCATGGCCGTGATCATCCACCGCCAGCTGCGCGACCTCAGGGACGTCGCCCGCACTGCCCGCGACGTCACGGACCTTGAGCTCAGTGCCGGCAGACCCGAGCTCGCGCTGCGGGTACCGGCGGAACTCGCCGTTCCCGGGACCGAGGTCGGCGAGGTCGGAGCCGCGGTCAATCGGATGCTCGACCACGTCGGGACCGCTCTCGACGAGCGCTACCGGGGCACGGAGCAGATGCGCCGCTTCGTCGCCGATGCCTCCCATGAGCTGCGCACTCCGATCGCGACGATCCGCGGGTGGGCCGACCTCACCCGACCGTACCGTGAGGATCTGCCCACCGAGGTGACCACTTCCTTGGCGAAGATCGATTCCGGTGCGATGCGGATGTCCACCTTGGTCGATGACCTGCTGCTCCTGGCCCGCCTGGAGGCCGGCAGGCAGCCGGTGAAGGAGGACACGGTCGATGTGTCGGCGGTGCTGGTCGAACTCGTCGAAGATGCCCATGTGGTCAATCCCGACCATTCGCTGATCCTCGATGTGCCGCCGGAGGCTCTCGAGGTGTGTGGTGCTCTCGACCTTGTGCGGCGTGTCGTGTCGATCGTGCTGACGAACGCCTGCGTGCACACTCCTCCGGGAACGCGGGTGACTGTCGAAGCCGCGACCGTGCGGAAGCCGGTGGCGGGGCAGATCCCCGGTGATGTCGTGGCCATTCGCATCAGCGACGACGGCCCCGGCATCCCGCCGGAGATCCGGGAGACGGTCTTCGACCGGTTCGTCCGCGGAGACCCGTCACGGTCGCGTCAGCCAGGAGCCGAGGGCGGGTCATCGGGTCTGGGCCTGGCGATCGCCTCGGGCCTCGTCGAGCTCATGCACGGCAGCATCACCATGTCGAGCTCGGACGACGGCACGGTCTTCGAAATGCGGCTTCCCGCGGCCTGA
- a CDS encoding response regulator transcription factor produces MTPTENSPARILIVDDEANLAELLVMACRVRGWDAEAVGAGREAVAVARSEHFDAIVLDVMLPDLDGFAVIEKIRGEGIDTPVVFLSARDEVDDRLTGLRLGGDDYVTKPFNLDEVIARIEARLRRSVPAGPDDDEDVLRVGDLELDERSHEVTRAGRQIELTAREFEVLLLFMRNPRAVLSKAQILDRVWDYDFGGNGNIVELYVSYLRKKIDAPFPDLPNLFHTKRGAGYILRAEQ; encoded by the coding sequence ATGACTCCGACAGAGAACTCGCCGGCACGCATCCTCATCGTCGATGACGAAGCGAACCTCGCTGAGCTCCTCGTCATGGCCTGCCGAGTCCGCGGGTGGGACGCCGAGGCGGTCGGCGCGGGCCGTGAGGCGGTGGCCGTGGCCCGAAGCGAGCACTTCGACGCGATCGTCCTCGATGTCATGCTGCCCGACCTCGACGGTTTCGCAGTCATCGAAAAGATCAGGGGCGAGGGCATCGACACTCCGGTGGTCTTCCTCTCCGCTCGGGACGAGGTCGATGACCGGCTCACGGGCCTGCGCCTCGGCGGGGACGACTATGTGACGAAGCCGTTCAACCTCGACGAGGTCATCGCGCGGATCGAGGCCCGTCTGCGGCGCAGCGTGCCGGCGGGGCCGGACGACGACGAGGATGTGCTGCGAGTCGGCGACCTCGAACTCGACGAACGTTCGCATGAAGTCACTCGTGCCGGCCGGCAGATCGAGCTCACGGCTCGCGAATTCGAGGTCCTGCTGCTGTTCATGCGCAACCCGCGGGCGGTCCTGTCGAAGGCGCAGATCCTCGACCGGGTCTGGGACTACGACTTCGGCGGCAACGGAAATATCGTCGAGCTCTACGTGTCCTACCTGCGGAAGAAGATCGACGCACCGTTCCCGGACCTGCCGAACCTCTTCCACACGAAGCGCGGGGCCGGCTACATCCTGCGGGCGGAGCAGTGA
- a CDS encoding ArnT family glycosyltransferase, translating to MTETRTSPTPERSHTTGFRRSWYPAALTVLTLGTIAAYLVNLSENGWANSFYAAAVQAGSENWEAFLFGSLDSANAITVDKPPAALWLMALSARVFGFSSFSMLLPQVLLAGVSVLLIVHSTRLGLRSRVGTGVERAAALGAGAIFAVSPVVALMFRFNNPDALLVTLMIGAVVATQRALRAVNARPRENPTGDGRSGTARSVTLWLILAGICLGLGFLTKQFQVFLIVPGIALAWVLFARASWPRRLLWLLIPIASTVLSAGWWIALVELTPADSRPYVGGSQTNSFLELTFGYNGFGRLTGNETGSVGGGGGGWGETGLTRLFTGSFGQQVSWFLPTALFLLGVTAVLLVLAEAARRRVTPAVTDGDGSDTTDRGSLGAAVLIWGGWLIITGLVLSMMNGIVHEYYTVALIPAIAVVIGLGVGVLLDRPGIVSRLLLAVAWALTGAWQFIISSSMTGLPGILRWSVLIVSVLGALVLIATSQRRIGAAVASALVAVAIIGNAAIPAQLSVRTIAGTTQGSIVTIAGTGSGMGGRPGGGGMPRGGGPDDGAGVPGGGADLPDGSAERAGIPGGGGGMGGLLNGSEPSDELTQRLDEDASDYTWVAATTGANRAAGYQLGLEEPVMAIGGFNGTDPSPTLEQFKQLVAEDRIHYYIGSSSGGGQGPGGADSGSSSAQIAAWVEANFESTTLDSATLYDLSAG from the coding sequence ATGACTGAGACCCGCACGTCACCGACCCCCGAGCGATCCCACACGACCGGATTCCGACGCAGCTGGTATCCGGCGGCACTGACCGTCCTCACCCTCGGCACCATCGCTGCCTACCTCGTCAACCTCAGCGAGAACGGGTGGGCGAACTCCTTCTACGCGGCGGCCGTCCAGGCCGGCTCGGAGAACTGGGAGGCCTTCCTCTTCGGCTCCCTCGACTCGGCGAACGCGATCACCGTCGACAAACCCCCGGCAGCTCTGTGGCTGATGGCGCTGAGCGCCCGCGTCTTCGGATTCTCATCGTTCTCGATGCTGCTGCCGCAGGTTCTTCTGGCCGGAGTCAGCGTGCTGCTCATCGTCCACTCGACGAGGTTGGGCCTGCGCTCCCGCGTCGGTACCGGAGTTGAGAGAGCAGCGGCGCTGGGTGCCGGTGCGATCTTCGCGGTCTCCCCGGTCGTGGCGCTCATGTTCCGGTTCAACAACCCGGACGCTCTGCTCGTGACCCTGATGATCGGCGCGGTCGTCGCGACCCAGCGCGCCCTGCGAGCGGTGAACGCTCGCCCCAGAGAGAACCCGACCGGGGACGGCCGCTCGGGCACCGCGCGCAGCGTGACACTGTGGCTGATCCTCGCCGGGATCTGCCTCGGTCTGGGGTTCCTCACCAAGCAGTTCCAAGTCTTTCTCATCGTCCCCGGAATCGCTCTCGCCTGGGTGCTCTTCGCCCGGGCATCGTGGCCGCGACGTCTGCTGTGGCTGCTCATTCCCATCGCGTCGACGGTGCTCAGCGCCGGCTGGTGGATCGCGCTCGTCGAACTCACCCCCGCGGACTCCCGCCCCTATGTCGGAGGTTCGCAGACGAACTCGTTCCTCGAACTCACTTTCGGCTACAACGGGTTCGGTCGGCTGACCGGCAATGAGACCGGGTCCGTCGGCGGCGGTGGCGGCGGCTGGGGCGAGACGGGGCTGACGCGCCTGTTCACGGGCAGCTTCGGCCAGCAGGTGTCGTGGTTCCTGCCCACCGCGCTCTTCCTCCTCGGCGTCACCGCGGTTCTTCTGGTCCTCGCCGAGGCGGCCCGCCGCAGAGTCACCCCCGCCGTCACCGACGGCGATGGTTCGGACACGACCGACAGGGGCAGCCTCGGTGCCGCCGTGCTCATCTGGGGCGGCTGGCTCATCATCACAGGGCTCGTCCTGTCGATGATGAATGGAATCGTCCACGAGTACTACACGGTCGCTCTCATCCCCGCGATCGCCGTCGTCATCGGCCTCGGTGTCGGGGTGCTGCTCGACCGGCCCGGCATCGTCTCGCGACTGCTGCTCGCGGTGGCCTGGGCGCTGACCGGAGCGTGGCAGTTCATCATCAGTTCGTCGATGACCGGTCTCCCGGGAATCCTGCGGTGGAGCGTGCTCATCGTCTCAGTGCTCGGTGCGCTGGTGCTCATCGCCACTTCCCAGAGGCGGATCGGTGCGGCAGTCGCCTCGGCGCTCGTCGCGGTCGCCATCATCGGCAACGCAGCGATTCCCGCACAGCTGAGCGTGCGCACGATCGCCGGGACGACTCAAGGATCGATCGTGACGATCGCAGGCACCGGCTCCGGAATGGGCGGCCGCCCTGGCGGTGGAGGGATGCCGCGCGGCGGCGGTCCCGACGACGGCGCCGGTGTCCCCGGCGGAGGGGCCGATCTCCCCGACGGCAGTGCCGAGCGTGCCGGAATCCCCGGCGGCGGTGGAGGCATGGGCGGTCTGCTCAACGGCTCGGAACCGTCGGATGAGCTCACCCAGCGCCTCGATGAGGATGCTTCGGACTACACGTGGGTCGCAGCCACCACGGGAGCCAACCGGGCCGCCGGCTATCAGCTCGGCCTCGAAGAGCCGGTGATGGCGATCGGCGGCTTCAACGGCACCGACCCGTCACCGACCCTCGAACAGTTCAAACAGCTCGTGGCCGAGGACCGGATCCACTACTACATCGGGTCGAGCTCCGGGGGTGGTCAGGGGCCCGGAGGAGCGGACTCCGGCTCCTCCTCGGCGCAGATCGCAGCCTGGGTGGAAGCGAACTTCGAATCCACGACTCTCGACTCCGCGACGCTCTACGACCTCAGTGCAGGTTGA